CGCCACGGTGTTTCGCGAGTTCCTCAAGCGTCTGATGATCGGCGCCGAAAAGCCCGTCTTCGTCATCGTCGACGGGCATCCGATTCACAAGGCCAAGCTGGTTCGGGCCTACGTCGACAGCCTGAACGGTCAACTCAAGCTCTTCGTTCTGCCGCCGTACTCGCCGCAACTGAACCCCGACGAACAGGTGTGGGCGCATGTGAAGCGCCAGGTCTCGAAGCGCCTTGTGCAGGACAAGGACGAAATGAAGCGGCTGGCGCTCGGAGCGCTGCGTCGGATTCAACGACTGCCGAGCCTCGTCAAATCGTTCTTCCGTCAGCCCGAGTGCCAATACGCTGTTATCTGACATTACTTTTTTAGAAAGTTAGTATTTTTTCAAACCGGAAAGCGCCACATCACCATAAGGATCAGAAATGAACGCTCTTTTCAATGAAGACTGGTATTTGGCTCGTTACCCCGATGTGGCTCAGGCAGTAAGGGCTGGGTTAATCGATGCACGTACACATTTCGAGCTTTATGGCCAGATTGAAGGGCGCTCACCAAGCCCACTTTTTGACCCCGAGGTTTATTTGACCGAGAACCCGGATGTGGCGCAGGCGGTAGCGCAAGGTGTGTCGACCGCGTTCGAGCATTTCTCACTTTTCGGTGTAAGCGAAGGTCGCACTGCAAGCACTATCTTCAATCCAGCATTTTATTTGCAGCAGAACCCTGATGTTGCAGAGGCCGTTTCGCAAGGCACGATCTCGGCCATCGAACACTTCCTGCTGTTTGGTTCCAGGGAACCCAGAGTCGTAAGCCCGGTCATCGATCTGCAGAAGTACATGGCTGCCAACCGTGACGTAGATGAAGCCGTCAAAAATGGCCAGATTTCCGCATTTGATCACTTGTTGTCTTACGGCATATCGGAACGCCGTAGTTTGGGGAATGGAATCAGCCTACAAGACTTTGCAGAAGATTCGACTTTCACGCAGCTGCTGGCTTCTGGTCAGATCGACAAAGCGATTGCCCGAGTGGAAAGTGTAGCGCCCTTCATGCCACAGTTCGAACGGCCTGAAAACTGGGCACCGCCTGCCAATACCCCTATCCCAATTGACTTTACACCCCTTCCTGGACAGTTTCTCGTTATTCCACCCGAAGTGGTAGTTCCACCGACGCTGATTCTCCCTGATAGTGTGTTCGCATCGGCGGTAGAGGCACCGACACCTGCGCCACCAACACCGGCATCACCCGATCCGCTTCCTCCCGGTGCAGACACTAAGGAACAAGTTATTACAGGCACTGAGGGAGACGACACCCTGTTCGGCAGTTTAGGCGACGATACCGTTTACGGATTGGAGGGAAACGACAGCCTCCACGGGGCTCATGGCCACGATCTCATAGAGGGTGGCGAGGGTAACAACTCGCTCTCCGGCAACCAAGGGAACGACATCCTCCGCGGTGGCAGCAGCGTCGACTATCTGTCTGGGGATGAAGGCGACGATGAGCTTCACGGCGGGGGTGACAATGACTACCTAAACGGGGGGGGTGGCAATGACACCCTGAACGGGGGAGGCGGCAATGACTCCCTGAACGGGGGGGGTGGCGTCGACAAACTTTACGGCGGTGACGGTGATGACGAGCTGCAGGACGACTACTTTAGCTTCAATGAACTCAACGATAACGACACGCTCTTCGGTGGTGCAGGCAATGACCGCCTGCACGCCGGAACCGGACAGGACACTCTGAACGGTGACGACGGAGACGATATGCTCTTCGGAAGCACCGGAAGTATTCTGATCGGGGCGCTGGCAACGACCAGTTGTATGGCAGCGCAACCCTGGATGGCGGCACGGGCAACGACACGCTAACGCTCGATTCTGGCACGGTGGCAACTGGGGGTGCTGACAATGATCACTTTATCGCCCCGTATTTCTACGCGTATGAAGGCTGGCAAGAAGCCTCGGTTACCGACTTCAAATCCGGAGAAGACAAGATTGATGTCTCATCACTGCTGAGCAGCTACACCTTGGCAGCCTATCAAGGCGGCAATCCGTTCGAACAGCAGTTCCTGCGTCTGACCCAAGATAGCAACGACACCCTGCTCCAGATCGATATTGACGGCACAGCGTCGGAGCAGGGTTTCGTGACTGTCATCCGCCTGACCGGAGTTACGGCAATTGACCTGACAGCCGATGATTTCCTCCCGATTGGAGCCGGACCCTCATTCGCTTAAAACGGGAGTTGCGGCGGCGCTCTGCGTCTGCTGAACGCCTGCCGCCGCGACGAGCTTGCGCAGGTGGATGCACAGCTCGCCACCTGACCGCCCGCCAGACCAAGGAAAGAGCCGGTCAGTCCCCGGCTTTTTTCATCAGTGTGACCTGCCTGATTTCTTCGGACCACTCATTCCTGGAGAACGGCTTCCGGTGAAGCTTGCTCATCGTTTGCGTTCCACCGTGCGCACCATCGAAAAAGGGGCCGCGCCAGCCGGGCCACGGTGTCCCGGTTTCCTCCCCTCGGAGTAGGCGCGGCATTGCTCGGGATCAGGCGACGTGTTCCAGTCGCACCACTGCACGACTTCCCGTCGCCTCCGCGAAGCGAGCCAGAGTACGCATGGATGGCAGCGCGCGGCCGCTTTCCAGTCGGGCGATGGTCGATTGCGTCGTGTGCATCCGTTCGGCGAGTTCGGCCTGAGACAAGCCGGCGCGGGCGCGGGCATTGATGAGTTCGCGGGCGATGTCGAACTCGGGTGCTTGCGCTTCGTACTCGGCGCGGACCTCCGGGTTCGTCAGGAGGCGGGCTTTCAGCTTGGCAAGGTCACTCATCGGTCAAACTCCGCAGGCGCGCATGGGCCGTTTCGATAGCCTTGCGCGGGGTTTTTTGGGTCTTCTTGATGAAGACGTGAAGCACGGTCAGCACCCGGCCGGTGCGAGCCACGTACAGCGCACGAGCGATACCGTCGCGGCCGGTCATGCGCATTTCCCACAGCTTGCCCTCCAGCGGGCGCACATGCGGCAATCCGACCTTGTGCGGGCCGAACTCCTCCAGCAACTCCGCGATGTGCAGATAGCGGGCCTGAATGTCGGCGGGCATCGCCAGCAGTTCCGCTTCGGCATCGGGTGTGGCTTTGACCATCCATTGCATGAATATATCTCTTTTTTGAGATTACTGCCCGTCACGATGCGTGGCGCAACGGGCGCACATTGCCGGGCGCTTTCTCGCCTTTCTCGATTTCGTCCAACTTCCGTTCCCATGCCACCAATGCGGCGCGCTTCTCGTCGGTGTAGCCGTGTCGGTCGTAGTGCGCGGCTTGCACGCCGCCGATGCCATGCGAAAGCAGTTGCGCGCGGGTGTCGCGTGATATGCCCATGCCGGCCAGCATCGTTTCGCAGGTGCGGCGGATGTCGCGCAGGTCGAACGGCTCGCACTTCATGGCGGCGCTGATTTCGGCCGTGCGCTTGCCGGGCGTCGTGAAGGTCATCGCCACCTTGCCGTGCGTCGAGAACAGCCACATACCGCCCACGTCGCCGGGTTCCTCGCCGGCAGCTTTGGCGCGCTTCTGTTCGCGCTCGCGGACGCGCTCGACAAGTCGGGTCGCCAGGGCGGCGGCTTTCGGTGCCAGCGGCAGCAGATGTTCGCGGGCGCTCTGTCGCTTGCCTTTGCCGTCCCACAGGCGAAGCGTTGCCGGGTTGGCGTCGTAGTCGCTCACCTTGGCGCGCAGCAGTTGCGCCATGCGTTGCCCCCCGGCCAGAAGCGCCAGCCGTAGGGCTTGGTCCGGCAGGTCATCGCCAAGGGCTTTGATGTAGGCGCGCAGCTCGTCGGCGGATAGGGTGCGGTCGCCACGCTGCACGGCAATTGCCGGGATGGCATCCACGGGGTTGTGCTCGATGCCAAACGGAATCAGCGCGGCCGGCATGGCGGCATCCTCGGGGAACGACTGGGGAACGAATGAATGTGATTTTCGTCTATTCCCGTTATTACGCAAGGATGGCGTTTCCGCATTTAATCCAAGTATTTACAAGGATTTATCCGGCTTTATCGACTTCTGCCTATCATTCTGAAACCATGCGAATCTGTGACTTTTAATCAGTAGATCCTAGCTTCGAATCCTAGTGCCCCCACCAGTAGAATCAAGTTCTTGAGCCGGCTCTTGCGAGTCGGCCTTTTTGCTTTCCTGGGGACCGGGAACGACTGGAAAAAATCGGCGTCGCATTGCGCGGGCATCGGATTTCACTGTCCGCGGTAGCTCCAAGAAACACCTCCACGTACCAAAACCGTTCGCCTCGTCGAGGCGGCGATGTCAGCCCCCCAGCACCGGTGACTGACGACGTCATCCGGTAGCCGACAGCCGCTTTCTGCCGTGTCCGGACCTACTCGGGGCTCAAGCGGCGAACCGGTCTAGCCTTTGACGCATACCACCTGCTTCAAGGTGTGCAACACGTCCGCGAGGTCGTTCTGGTCGGCCATTACCGCGTCGATGTCCTTGTAGGCAGCGGGTATCTCGTCGATGACGCCTTTGTCCTTGCGGCACACGACACCTGCCGTCTGCCGCACGAGGTCCACCTCGGTGAATTGCTTCTGTGCCGTGGTTCGGCTCATCCGGCGCCCGGCGCCGTGGGCGCTCGAACAGAAGCTCTCCCCGTTGCCCTTGCCGCGCACGATGTAGCTGCGCGCACCCATGCTCCCCGGAACGATGCCCAGGTCGCCCTCGCGCGCGAGAATCGCGCCCTTGCGCGTCACCCACACTTTCGCACCGAAGTGATGCTCCTGCGCGACGTAGTTGTGGTGGCAATTGACGACCTCGCTGGTCACCGCGAACGGCGGCAGATGCCGGGCCAGCGCGGAGAGCACCAAATCCAGCATGCACTGCCGGTTCTGTCGCGCGTAGTCCTGCGCCCACTGCAGTGCCTCGACGTAATCGTCGAAATGCGCGCTGCCTTCCGGGAAGTACGCCAGATCGCGATCGGGGAGCTGGATCATCCAGCGTTCCATGTCCTTGCGCGCGAGCTGGATGAAGTAGTCGGCCATCGCATTGCCGACACCCCGACTGCCCGAATGGAGCATGACCCACACGCGGTCCGCCTCGTCGAGACATACTTCTATGAAGTGATTGCCGCCGCCCAGCGTCCCCATCTGGTGTGTCCATTTCGACACTTTGCCGAATGCCTTGAGAAGCTGCGGATGGCGTGCGGTGAGCGCCTCGAGCCCGGCCTCGAAAGGCCGCACCGCCCCCGCCAGCACCGTTTCGTCACGGTGCTGCGCGCGTCCGACCGGAACGTCACGGCTGATCTGCCCGAAAACGGCCTTGAGCGACTTTTCGTCGATGTCGTTGGCCGTCAGCGACAGCCTTGCGGCAACCATGCCGCAGCCGATGTCGACTCCGACCGCAGCAGGGATGATCGCCTTGTCGGTGGCGATGACCGAACCGATGGTCGCACCGATTCCGACGTGGACGTCGGGCATCGCGGCGACATGATGATGAATGAAGGGCATCTGCGCGAGGTTCGCGAGCTGGGCCTTCGACTTCTCATCGACGTCGTCGGTCCAGATCTTCACCGGAACACGCTGGCCGGTCAGCACCTGTTTGATCGGCATGACAACCTCCCGTCGCATCCTCGCCGCGTATCAGTTCCACTCGTTCGCCTCTTGCTCGAACCTGCCCCGGTACGGCTTCCCGACGCAGAACCTGTGCCCACTCGGAGCTTGCATGACCGTCCAGCCGTCATGACGAGATACCTGGATCGCTCCCAACTTCTCGAGGCGACTTACTTCGTCTTCGATCGAATCCGTCTCGATATCGAGATGGGCTCGCGGATCATGATCGACGCGCTGAATGATGACCTGGACTTCACCTGGCGGCGTCACGAGTTGAATGAATTTGTCGCGAGCCTGCGCGTCCCGCGGTACTGGGCAACCGAGCGCGGCACTCCAGAACTTCGCCTCTCGCAGCAAATCGTCGGTATCGCAATCGATGACGATGTTGCCAAGACGACTCTTGTGCATCAGTCCGACTCCTCATGCCAAACAGTGTTTGCGCACAGCGCTTCGCCATGGGACATCTGCCGCAGGCTCGAGTTTGCAGTTCTTCACAATGTGCGGTCCGCGTCTCGATCGCCTGCTACGGCATTGCAGTGTTCGTCGCCGAATGGGCTGCCCGAAGCTGCGGGAGACCGGATTCCATCGTTGCCCGCAGCGCGATGCCGCCACGCCGGCGCCGGACGGGTGGGGCTGCGCCGGTTTTTACACGCGCGGATGGTCGTTCGGTAGCTTTTACAGTGCGCCCTATCGGCTCCTCCCGGCACCCGCATTGCAGGCCGGTCCCAACACGGTCGGGACGGAGAACGTTCATGAGCGACACAGTCGGCGACTTCCTGCTCCAGCGCCTGTCGGCGTGGGGCGTGCAGCGGGTGTTCGGCTATCCGGGCGACGGCATCAACGGCATCATGGGCGCGTTCGGGCGCTACGGCGAAGGGCTGCGCTTCGTGCAGGCGCGCCACGAGGAGCTCGCCGCGTTCATGGCGTGCGCGCACGCGAAATTCACCGGCGAAGTCGGCGTGTGTCTCGCCACCTCGGGCCCCGGCGCGATCCATCTGCTGAACGGCCTGTACGACGCGAAGCTCGACCACCAGCCGGTCGTCGCGATCGTCGGCCAGCAAAGCCGCGCCGCGCTCGGCGGCGACTACCAGCAGGAAGTCGACCTATTGTCGCTGTTCAAGGACGTCGCGCACGAGTTCGTGCACATGGTGACGGTGCCCGAGCAGGTGCGCCACGTCGTCGATCGGGCGATGCGCATCGCCCGCGACCGGCGCACCGTCACGTGCATCGTCTTCCCCAACGACGTCCAGGACCTGCCCTATCAGGCGCCGCCGCGCGAGCACGGCACGATCCATTCGGGGATCGGCTACACCGCGATTCGCATCGTGCCGCGCGAGGCGGATCTCGTGCGCGCGGCCGACCTCCTCAACGCCGGGCAGAAAGTGGCGATGCTCGTCGGCGCCGGCGCCCTCAACGCGACCGACGAGATCATCGAAGTCGCCGAGCGGCTCGGCGCCGGCGTGGCCAAAGCGCTGCTCGGCAAAGCGGCGGTGCCCGACGACTTGCCGTTCGTCACCGGCGCGATCGGGCTCTTGGGCACGAAGCCGAGCTGGGACCTGATGAACGACTGCGACACGCTGCTGATGGTGGGCTCGGGTTTTCCGTATTCGGAGTTCCTGCCGAAGGAAGGCCAGGCGCGCGGCGTGCAGATCGACCTCGAGCCGCGCATGCTCAATCTGCGCTACCCGATGGAAGTGGCGCTGCTCGGTGATGCCAAGGAGACGCTGCAGGGGCTGCTGCCGCACCTGGTGGCGAAACCGGACCGCGCGTGGCGCGCGACGATCGAGCACGGCGTCGAGCGCTGGTGGCGCGTGCTCGAAGGCCGGGCGCTCAACAGCGCTCACCCGATCAACCCGCAGCGCGTGTTCTGGGAATTGTCGCCGCGCCTGCCCGAGCGGTGCATCCTCACCTGCGACTCGGGGTCGGCGGCGAACTGGTACGCGCGCGACCTGAAGCTGCGCCGCGGCATGCTGGCCTCGCTCTCGGGGGGCCTGGCGACGATGGGCCCGGCCGTGCCGTACGCGATCGCGGCCAAATACGCGCACCCCGAGCGCGCGGTCATCGCGCTCGTGGGCGACGGGGCAATGCAGATGAACGGCATCAACGGGCTCGTGACGATCGCCAAAGTGTGGCGCGAGTGGGCTGACCCGCGCCTCGTGGTGATGGTGCTCAACAACGGTGACCTCAACCAGGTCACATGGGAGCAGCGCGCACTGGCGGGCGACCCGAAGTTCGTCGATGCGCAGGCGGTGCCCGATTTCCCGTACGCCGAATA
The window above is part of the Azoarcus sp. PA01 genome. Proteins encoded here:
- a CDS encoding calcium-binding protein; protein product: MNALFNEDWYLARYPDVAQAVRAGLIDARTHFELYGQIEGRSPSPLFDPEVYLTENPDVAQAVAQGVSTAFEHFSLFGVSEGRTASTIFNPAFYLQQNPDVAEAVSQGTISAIEHFLLFGSREPRVVSPVIDLQKYMAANRDVDEAVKNGQISAFDHLLSYGISERRSLGNGISLQDFAEDSTFTQLLASGQIDKAIARVESVAPFMPQFERPENWAPPANTPIPIDFTPLPGQFLVIPPEVVVPPTLILPDSVFASAVEAPTPAPPTPASPDPLPPGADTKEQVITGTEGDDTLFGSLGDDTVYGLEGNDSLHGAHGHDLIEGGEGNNSLSGNQGNDILRGGSSVDYLSGDEGDDELHGGGDNDYLNGGGGNDTLNGGGGNDSLNGGGGVDKLYGGDGDDELQDDYFSFNELNDNDTLFGGAGNDRLHAGTGQDTLNGDDGDDMLFGSTGSILIGALATTSCMAAQPWMAARATTR
- a CDS encoding type I secretion C-terminal target domain-containing protein, with the translated sequence MYGSATLDGGTGNDTLTLDSGTVATGGADNDHFIAPYFYAYEGWQEASVTDFKSGEDKIDVSSLLSSYTLAAYQGGNPFEQQFLRLTQDSNDTLLQIDIDGTASEQGFVTVIRLTGVTAIDLTADDFLPIGAGPSFA
- a CDS encoding helix-turn-helix domain-containing protein, with the translated sequence MSDLAKLKARLLTNPEVRAEYEAQAPEFDIARELINARARAGLSQAELAERMHTTQSTIARLESGRALPSMRTLARFAEATGSRAVVRLEHVA
- a CDS encoding type II toxin-antitoxin system RelE/ParE family toxin, translated to MQWMVKATPDAEAELLAMPADIQARYLHIAELLEEFGPHKVGLPHVRPLEGKLWEMRMTGRDGIARALYVARTGRVLTVLHVFIKKTQKTPRKAIETAHARLRSLTDE
- a CDS encoding tyrosine-type recombinase/integrase, which encodes MPAALIPFGIEHNPVDAIPAIAVQRGDRTLSADELRAYIKALGDDLPDQALRLALLAGGQRMAQLLRAKVSDYDANPATLRLWDGKGKRQSAREHLLPLAPKAAALATRLVERVREREQKRAKAAGEEPGDVGGMWLFSTHGKVAMTFTTPGKRTAEISAAMKCEPFDLRDIRRTCETMLAGMGISRDTRAQLLSHGIGGVQAAHYDRHGYTDEKRAALVAWERKLDEIEKGEKAPGNVRPLRHAS
- a CDS encoding RtcB family protein — encoded protein: MPIKQVLTGQRVPVKIWTDDVDEKSKAQLANLAQMPFIHHHVAAMPDVHVGIGATIGSVIATDKAIIPAAVGVDIGCGMVAARLSLTANDIDEKSLKAVFGQISRDVPVGRAQHRDETVLAGAVRPFEAGLEALTARHPQLLKAFGKVSKWTHQMGTLGGGNHFIEVCLDEADRVWVMLHSGSRGVGNAMADYFIQLARKDMERWMIQLPDRDLAYFPEGSAHFDDYVEALQWAQDYARQNRQCMLDLVLSALARHLPPFAVTSEVVNCHHNYVAQEHHFGAKVWVTRKGAILAREGDLGIVPGSMGARSYIVRGKGNGESFCSSAHGAGRRMSRTTAQKQFTEVDLVRQTAGVVCRKDKGVIDEIPAAYKDIDAVMADQNDLADVLHTLKQVVCVKG
- a CDS encoding VOC family protein, which produces MHKSRLGNIVIDCDTDDLLREAKFWSAALGCPVPRDAQARDKFIQLVTPPGEVQVIIQRVDHDPRAHLDIETDSIEDEVSRLEKLGAIQVSRHDGWTVMQAPSGHRFCVGKPYRGRFEQEANEWN
- a CDS encoding thiamine pyrophosphate-requiring protein, with amino-acid sequence MSDTVGDFLLQRLSAWGVQRVFGYPGDGINGIMGAFGRYGEGLRFVQARHEELAAFMACAHAKFTGEVGVCLATSGPGAIHLLNGLYDAKLDHQPVVAIVGQQSRAALGGDYQQEVDLLSLFKDVAHEFVHMVTVPEQVRHVVDRAMRIARDRRTVTCIVFPNDVQDLPYQAPPREHGTIHSGIGYTAIRIVPREADLVRAADLLNAGQKVAMLVGAGALNATDEIIEVAERLGAGVAKALLGKAAVPDDLPFVTGAIGLLGTKPSWDLMNDCDTLLMVGSGFPYSEFLPKEGQARGVQIDLEPRMLNLRYPMEVALLGDAKETLQGLLPHLVAKPDRAWRATIEHGVERWWRVLEGRALNSAHPINPQRVFWELSPRLPERCILTCDSGSAANWYARDLKLRRGMLASLSGGLATMGPAVPYAIAAKYAHPERAVIALVGDGAMQMNGINGLVTIAKVWREWADPRLVVMVLNNGDLNQVTWEQRALAGDPKFVDAQAVPDFPYAEYARLLGLGGIRVDDPEEVGAAWDAALSADRPTLLEMVTDPDVPPLPPHISAKQAKAYLSALLHGDPDSRGIVIASFKESWDSLFPPDKSSAG